The following are from one region of the Bos mutus isolate GX-2022 chromosome 18, NWIPB_WYAK_1.1, whole genome shotgun sequence genome:
- the LOC102279773 gene encoding natural cytotoxicity triggering receptor 1 isoform X2, whose protein sequence is MPSTLAVFLVLGLGLSQRSSTQKQMLSKPAIWVRPSFMIPKGRSATIGCRGAGEAMEYQLHFEGGLSALKRPKSSPVMNWVKFPIPAMTSHTAGQYRCSYRSGELWSELSDPLELVVTGLYDTPTLSVEPRSEVTSGENVTFHCQLATATSTFFLLKKGRSSRPQLRYGNLRAEFHLGPVTPAHGGTYRCFGSYNNHAWSFPSKPVKLLVKVPGDAGDTTFAPTEHTSSDYWDSYELTTGTQSQKGSKDSCASFLQAKFSTTPIFPENSFNITATGIFPSSFCLYPYFFL, encoded by the exons ATGCCTTCCACACTTGCTGTCTTTCTTGTCCTTG GGCTGGGTCTGAGCCAGAGGAGCAGCACCCAGAAGC AGATGCTCTCGAAACCTGCCATCTGGGTCAGACCGAGTTTCATGATCCCAAAGGGAAGATCGGCTACCATCGGGTGTCGGGGAGCTGGCGAGGCCATGGAATACCAACTGCATTTTGAGGGGGGCCTTTCTGCCTTGAAGAGACCGAAGTCATCCCCAGTGATGAACTGGGTGAAGTTCCCCATCCCAGCCATGACCTCTCACACCGCAGGGCAATACAGGTGCTCCTACCGAAGTGGGGAGCTCTGGTCAGAGCTCAGCGACCCTCTGGAGCTGGTGGTAACAG GACTGTATGATACACCCACGCTCTCagtcgaacccaggtctgagGTGACCTCAGGAGAGAATGTGACCTTCCATTGCCAGCTGGCAACAGCTACAAGCACGTTCTTCCTGCTCAAGAAGGGACGATCCAGCCGCCCCCAGCTCAGATACGGGAACCTGCGGGCAGAGTTCCACCTGGGCCCTGTGACCCCAGCACATGGAGGGACATACAGATGCTTTGGCTCCTACAACAACCATGCATGGTCTTTCCCCAGCAAGCCTGTGAAGCTCCTGGTCAAAG TGCCAGGAGATGCCGGGGACACCACCTTCGCACCCACTGAGCACACCTCTTCTG ACTACTGGGACTCCTACGAGTTAACCACAGGGACCCAATCGCAGAAAG GTTCAAAGGACTCTTGTGCTTCCTTCCTGCAAGCCAAATTTTCAACCACCCCCATCTTTCCTGAAAACAGCTTTAACATCACGGCCACGGgaatatttccttcttccttttgtctttatccttacttctttttataa
- the LOC102279773 gene encoding natural cytotoxicity triggering receptor 1 isoform X1, with amino-acid sequence MPSTLAVFLVLGLGLSQRSSTQKQMLSKPAIWVRPSFMIPKGRSATIGCRGAGEAMEYQLHFEGGLSALKRPKSSPVMNWVKFPIPAMTSHTAGQYRCSYRSGELWSELSDPLELVVTGLYDTPTLSVEPRSEVTSGENVTFHCQLATATSTFFLLKKGRSSRPQLRYGNLRAEFHLGPVTPAHGGTYRCFGSYNNHAWSFPSKPVKLLVKVPGDAGDTTFAPTEHTSSDYWDSYELTTGTQSQKDHLLWNHMIQNLIRLGLAVLVLVALMGFLLEDWLHRRKSQERAHRASHRGCRRRLRAQRALET; translated from the exons ATGCCTTCCACACTTGCTGTCTTTCTTGTCCTTG GGCTGGGTCTGAGCCAGAGGAGCAGCACCCAGAAGC AGATGCTCTCGAAACCTGCCATCTGGGTCAGACCGAGTTTCATGATCCCAAAGGGAAGATCGGCTACCATCGGGTGTCGGGGAGCTGGCGAGGCCATGGAATACCAACTGCATTTTGAGGGGGGCCTTTCTGCCTTGAAGAGACCGAAGTCATCCCCAGTGATGAACTGGGTGAAGTTCCCCATCCCAGCCATGACCTCTCACACCGCAGGGCAATACAGGTGCTCCTACCGAAGTGGGGAGCTCTGGTCAGAGCTCAGCGACCCTCTGGAGCTGGTGGTAACAG GACTGTATGATACACCCACGCTCTCagtcgaacccaggtctgagGTGACCTCAGGAGAGAATGTGACCTTCCATTGCCAGCTGGCAACAGCTACAAGCACGTTCTTCCTGCTCAAGAAGGGACGATCCAGCCGCCCCCAGCTCAGATACGGGAACCTGCGGGCAGAGTTCCACCTGGGCCCTGTGACCCCAGCACATGGAGGGACATACAGATGCTTTGGCTCCTACAACAACCATGCATGGTCTTTCCCCAGCAAGCCTGTGAAGCTCCTGGTCAAAG TGCCAGGAGATGCCGGGGACACCACCTTCGCACCCACTGAGCACACCTCTTCTG ACTACTGGGACTCCTACGAGTTAACCACAGGGACCCAATCGCAGAAAG ACCATCTCCTCTGGAATCACATGATCCAGAATCTCATCCGGCTTGGCCTGGCTGTCCTGGTCCTAGTGGCCCTCATGGGGTTCCTGCTTGAAGACTGGCTTCACAGGAGAAAGTCTCAAGAGAGAGCCCATAGGGCTTCACATCGGGGGTGCAGGAGAAGGCTCCGAGCACAGAGAGCCCTGGAAACATGA